A single region of the Palaemon carinicauda isolate YSFRI2023 chromosome 17, ASM3689809v2, whole genome shotgun sequence genome encodes:
- the LOC137656287 gene encoding uncharacterized protein, protein MVKGIKPKAESKGIGCLLHNSIGHDITECYKFNGCGSKERFEIIKGNGICFRCLRGYHTARSCNVGTLCDVIIEGKGPCNRNHHPLLHSDRVENSIHKAISEKGFVVLLNISMVNSKNMPVSVLWDPGADISFITNRMAKKLGLSGKHINLSMIKVGNAVEYHSSNEYCVPLIDKSGKVWNVNAVGINEITAKIKKVDLSRVSELFEGISNLELNRPHGEIDMLIGADYCEILPRVVETNKGLQLLENQFGFSIRGRHDEITNQVNTSNHVFVRIHKLSSSVNLNEINIEPTENLKDQLDKFFCHRRNGNKV, encoded by the coding sequence ATGGTTAAAGGTATTAAACCTAAGGCAGAGAGTAAGGGGATAGGATGCCTGTTACACAATTCAATTGGTCATGATATAACAGAATGTTATAAATTTAATGGTTGTGGTAGCAAAGAAAGATTTGAGATTATAAAGGGTAATGGAATATGTTTTAGGTGTCTAAGGGGATATCATACTGCTCGTAGCTGCAATGTTGGTACATTGTGTGATGTCATCATTGAAGGTAAAGGGCCATGCAATCGTAATCATCATCCACTGTTACATTCCGATAGAGTAGAAAATAGTATTCACAAAGCGATATCAGAAAAGGGATTTGTAGTGTTATTGAATATCAGTATGGTGAATAGTAAGAACATGCCTGTTAGTGTATTGTGGGATCCAGGAGcggatatttcatttataacaaataGGATGGCTAAGAAATTGGGTTTAAGTGGAAAGCATATAAATTTATCCATGATCAAGGTGGGCAATGCGGTTGAATATCACTCAAGCAACGAATATTGTGTACCACTAATTGATAAATCTGGTAAGGTTTGGAATGTGAATGCTGTTGGAATTAATGAAATAACAGCCAAAATCAAGAAAGTAGACTTATCCAGGGTATCTGAACTTTTTGAGGGAATATCAAACTTAGAGCTGAATCGCCCACATGGGGAAATTGATATGCTTATTGGTGCTGATTATTGTGAAATATTGCCAAGGGTTGTTGAAACAAATAAGGGTCTCCAGTTGCTAGAAAATCAGTTTGGGTTCAGCATACGGGGTAGACACGATGAAATTACTAATCAAGTTAATACTAGTAATCATGTGTTTGTGAGAATTCATAAACTTTCAAGTTCAGTAAATTTGAATGAAATCAATATTGAGCCAACAGAAAATCTAAAGGATCAGTTAGATAAATTTTTTTGCCATAGAAGAAATGGGAACAAGGTGTAA
- the LOC137656288 gene encoding uncharacterized protein, which produces MKYQKEIEDMVRRGVARKLTNKEIQEYNGPIHYIHHHEVLKPESSSTPVRIVFNSSASYMGQRLNDFWAKGPDILNSLLGVLCRFRQDNIAIVGDIAKMYHTVKLSTLDEPTHRFEWRDLDESRPPDQYVLTTVTFGDRPSGTIAMVALRHTVEKFGKESQDVQDMILNNTYVDDILYSTDTIENAIKLIQDTERVLSQGSFRIKHWIVSGHYENCNIRIIESDSEKILGLKWNPVDDYFSFAVRLNFTPRIRKVRSGPNLDISEFDYKFPEILTRRKILSQIASLYDPLGLVIPVLLKAKILMRSMISKGNSNGGGIKWDDPLDDSMMNEWKAFFKELYGLESLTFRRPLKPSNAFGKPNLVIFSDGSTQAYGACAYVRWQISDSKFESSLIMAKNKIAPVKLMSIPRLELCGALIAGRMRELIVKEFSWEFESVYHIVDSTIVRSKIQKESHGFNTFVAVRIAEIQIKTDSREWWWVDSIQNVADMTSKPCSPEKIGENSAWQNGPKFLTLPISKWPIKQDCEIELTDRVGVVMAVAKVSQNHVIHMVDVNRFGDYYKLLRVTCRVMNVFKCRSFKGMLREPTVQGITKAELMWVREMQRDMTDWKVRFRRLGPSIKNGVIVVGQRISKWLKENWNREDYMLLPANHPVTRLYISYVHGVDHAGIETTLAKL; this is translated from the coding sequence atgaaatatcagaaagagattgAAGATATGGTTAGAAGGGGAGTAGCTAGGAAATTAACTAATAAGGAGATTCAAGAGTACAACGGCCCAATTCACTATATTCATCACCATGAGGTGTTGAAGCCAGAATCTAGTTCAACCCCAGTGCGCATTGTCTTCAATTCTTCAGCATCTTATATGGGACAGAGGTTAAACGATTTTTGGGCTAAGGGGCCTGATATTTTGAACAGTTTGCTGGGAGTGTTGTGTAGATTTAGGCAAGATAATATAGCCATAGTGGGTGACATAGCAAAGATGTACCATACTGTAAAACTCAGCACACTAGATGAACCTACACATAGATTTGAATGGAGGGACTTGGATGAGAGTAGGCCACCTGATCAGTATGTTCTTACCACAGTAACATTTGGAGATAGGCCCAGTGGTACTATAGCCATGGTAGCTTTGAGACATACAGTAGAAAAATTCGGTAAGGAATCCCAGGATGTGCAAGATATGATTCTTAATAatacatatgtagatgatatactgTATTCTACTGATACCATTGAGAATGCAATCAAATTGATACAGGATACTGAAAGGGTATTGTCGCAGGGAAGTTTCAGAATAAAGCACTGGATAGTCAGCGGGCATTATGAAAACTGCAATATAAGAATAATAGAATCTGATAGTGAGAAAATCTTAGGTTTAAAATGGAATCCTGTAGATGACTATTTTTCCTTTGCTGTAAGACTCAACTTTACACCAAGAATAAGAAAGGTTAGGAGTGGTCCAAATTTAGATATAAGTGAATTTGATTATAAATTTCCAGAAATATTAACACGCAGAAAGATATTGAGTCAAATTGCATCGTTGTATGATCCATTAGGGTTGGTTATACCAGTATTGCTCAAAGCTAAGATCTTGATGAGATCCATGATTTCCAAAGGAAACTCAAATGGTGGTGGAATCAAGTGGGATGATCCACTTGATGATTCCATGATGAACGAATGGAAAGCGTTTTTCAAAGAATTGTATGGACTGGAGTCATTAACTTTTAGAAGACCCTTAAAGCCATCTAATGCTTTTGGTAAGCCGAACCTAGTAATATTTTCTGATGGTAGCACGCAAGCATATGGGGCTTGTGCATATGTGAGGTGGCAAATCAGTGATAGTAAGTTTGAATCAAGTCTGATAATGGCAAAAAATAAGATTGCACCAGTGAAACTAATGTCTATTCCTCGTCTGGAATTATGTGGTGCTCTCATAGCTGGTAGGATGAGAGAACTCATAGTAAAGGAGTTTTCATGGGAGTTTGAGTCGGTTTATCACATAGTTGACTCGACAATTGTAAGATCAAAAATTCAAAAGGAATCCCATGGATTCAACACATTTGTTGCTGTACGCATTGCAGAGATACAAATAAAAACTGATTCAAGGGAATGGTGGTGGGTTGATTCGATTCAAAATGTTGCTGATATGACCTCTAAACCGTGTAGTCCAGAAAAAATTGGTGAAAATTCTGCCTGGCAAAATGGACCAAAATTCCTAACATTACCAATTTCAAAATGGCCTATCAAACAAGATTGTGAAATTGAACTAACTGATAGAGTAGGTGTTGTCATGGCTGTTGCTAAAGTAAGTCAGAACCATGTTATACACATGGTTGATGTTAATAGATTTGGTGATTATTACAAACTACTAAGAGTTACATGCagggtaatgaatgttttcaaatgcAGATCCTTTAAGGGTATGCTGAGGGAACCAACAGTTCAAGGCATTACTAAAGCAGAACTAATGTGGGTTAGAGAGATGCAAAGGGACATGACTGATTGGAAAGTTAGGTTCAGAAGATTAGGACCTTCAATTAAGAATGGAGTCATAGTAGTAGGACAAAGAATTTCTAAGTGGCTAAAGGAAAATTGGAATAGAGAAGACTATATGTTGCTACCAGCAAATCATCCAGTTACTagattgtatatatcatatgtacatgggGTTGACCATGCAGGCATAGAGACTACTCTGGCAAAGTTATAA